The following are encoded together in the Diabrotica undecimpunctata isolate CICGRU chromosome 7, icDiaUnde3, whole genome shotgun sequence genome:
- the LOC140446379 gene encoding uncharacterized protein has product MSGRKLNKNYDILSFKVLKIEGKHAAKCCVCGNVIKNTAAARLQSHRNVCKLDRGNGNQSNNEMSHVSIYENTGSDTGFTPTVNPQNTTNGSYEVMEDGSLAIVTGTSPENMLDGIIENSLDTDAALLELEENNGVAIQGTHSIVENMMLSTTDTGSSNLTNLSTPTSSSTSYTSTNKRNLFATSQARPAKKSKKITDYMDILQEYEEEKISTALAKFIFGCNLPFTVVESPLFKNFIKTIRPAYLDKIPGRKKLCTSLLNKCYEDCIEISRKKVETESVILCDGWKNSSTNSKTVVTMLHSADGKNAFLDAWDLTTESETGEKLAEIITESKKIAIEKYDVDAYGIVSDNASAMIKMGSLLKHNMWHSTCSSHTGNLLAKDVLDKKLVDNVVIVLKEFKQPDLEKMIVDKGGRRIKLPAETRWCSYRDSFKSLLENLVYMKQVAAVTKKKIKPKVKELIFNDEFVDEIQQNIEIYEPICNLINVCQKSDTSVADAVHLWLNLNLPDNLKEKLKHRQQMALNVYALTAYYLHPKYENSKLTSEHTGIITQFLLRKLCNQGIEEWDKFNTKSGIFSTLWEKGVEKPLVFWRVVKLECPILAKMALRLLKMPASSAQIERLFSNWGHIHSLIRNRLTFTNSKKLVHIYVSLKGEYPDKNSYDLDEEEIVDMDGESTTI; this is encoded by the exons ATGAGTGGCAGAAAACTGAATAAAAACTATGATATATTATCATTCAAAGTATTAAAGATAGAAGGAAAGCACGCGGCTAAATGTTGTGTATGTGGAAATGTGATAAAAAATACAGCTGCAGCAAGATTGCAAAGTCACAG AAACGTCTGCAAGTTAGATCGTGGCAATGGTAATCAATCCAATAATGAAATGTCGCATGTTTCGATATACGAAAATACTGGCTCAGACACAGGTTTTACACCTACAGTTAATCCACAA aatACAACGAACGGTAGTTACGAAGTTATGGAAGATGGTTCGCTAGCTATTGTGACTGGAACTTCACCTGAAAACATGCTAGATGGAATTATAGAAAATTCATTAGATACCGATGCCGCCTTATTGGAATTGGAAGAAAACAATGGTGTAGCAATTCAAGGCACTCATAGTATTGTTGAAAATATGATGTTATCAACTACTGATACTGGGAGTAGTAATTTGACTAACTTAAGTACTCCAACTTCCTCCAGCACAAGCTACACAAGCACGAATAAAAGAAATTTATTCGCTACATCTCAAGCTAGACCAgccaaaaaatcaaagaaaatcaCCGACTATATGGACATATTACAAGAGTATGAAGAGGAGAAGATAAGCACTGCACTAGCCAAATTTATATTCGGCTGTAACTTACCATTTACTGTGGTAGAATCACCtctctttaaaaattttataaaaacgatCCGTCCTGCTTATTTAGACAAAATTCCTGGCCGGAAAAAACTTTGTACATCGCTTTTAAATAAGTGCTATGAAGACTGTATTGAGATTTCACGTAAAAAAGTGGAAACCGAGTCAGTCATTTTGTGTGACGGTTGGAAAAACTCATCTACTAATTCTAAAACGGTTGTGACAATGTTGCATAGTGCAGACGGAAAAAATGCCTTTCTTGATGCTTGGGATTTAACCACGGAGTCTGAGACTGGAGAAAAACTTGCCGAAATAATAACAGAATCTAAAAAAATTGCAATAGAAAAATACGATGTAGATGCGTACGGTATAGTTTCGGATAATGCTAGTGCAATGATTAAAATGGGATCCCTCCTCAAGCACAACATGTGGCACTCTACGTGCAGTAGCCACACCGGCAACCTTTTAGCCAAAGACGTGCTGGATAAAAAGTTAGTCGACAATGTGGTCATTGTCCTCAAAGAATTTAAGCAACCAGATTTAGAAAAAATGATAGTTGATAAGGGAGGGCGCAGAATCAAATTGCCGGCCGAAACAAGATGGTGCTCTTACCGAGATTCTTTCAAAAGTCTCCTAGAAAATCTGGTATATATGAAACAAGTAGCCGCTGTAACGAAAAAAAAGATTAAGCCGAAAGTCAAGGAATTAATCTTCAACGATGAATTTGTGGATGAGATTCAACAGAACATAGAAATTTATGAACCCATTTGTAATCTGATCAATGTTTGTCAGAAATCTGACACATCTGTAGCAGATGCCGTTCATCTGTGGCTCAATTTGAATCTGCCAGATAACCTTAAAGAAAAATTGAAACACAGACAACAAATGGCGTTAAACGTGTACGCATTAACTGCGTACTATCTGCATCCGAAATATGAAAATTCCAAGCTTACGTCAGAGCACACTGGTATAATAACTCAGTTCTTACTCAGAAAGTTGTGCAATCAGGGCATAGAAGAATGGGACAAATTTAACACTAAATCGG GAATATTCTCAACACTTTGGGAAAAAGGAGTTGAAAAGCCTCTAGTATTTTGGCGAGTGGTCAAACTGGAATGCCCAATTCTTGCTAAAATGGCTCTCAGACTTCTAAAAATGCCAGCCTCCTCAGCTCAAATCGAGAGACTCTTTTCAAATTGGGGACACATTCACAGTCTGATAAGAAATAGATTAACGTTCACTAATTCCAAGAAATTGGTACATATTTATGTTTCATTAAAGGGAGAGTATCCTGATAAAAATAGTTATGACCTGGACGAGGAAGAAATTGTAGATATGGACGGGGAAAGTACAACTATTTGA